In a genomic window of Bacillus rossius redtenbacheri isolate Brsri chromosome 4 unlocalized genomic scaffold, Brsri_v3 Brsri_v3_scf4_2, whole genome shotgun sequence:
- the LOC134542514 gene encoding aquaporin-10-like isoform X1: MKLTLPRPWMREMFGEIVGTFLVVFIGNCSVAQSVLSGTSAGTFMSINITYALAVSIAILVAGGLSGAHVNPAVTVALAVLLKFPRGKVAHYLLAQYLGGFIAAPCTYLMYHDALANFDGGNRTVVGEHATAGIWATYPQDFLSLQGAFLDQVLGTGVLMLVVCAVGDQKNMQVHRSLHALYVGLTVLALGAGLGYNCGYPLNPARDLSPRLFLVMAGWGSEAFVYKNYWWVPIVGPHVGAILGCGLYSLFEAQFLETEHTFEHELTEASEGKKLNVPAHE, translated from the exons ATGAAATTGACATTACCTCGACCATGGATGAGAGAGATGTTCGGAGAGATTGTTGGAACATTTTTGGTTGTT TTCATAGGCAACTGCTCGGTCGCCCAGTCCGTGCTGAGCGGGACGTCTGCTGGGACGTTCATGTCCATAAACATAACTTACGCGCTCGCGGTGTCCATCGCCATCCTCGTGGCCGGGGGACTGTCAG GTGCGCACGTGAACCCAGCGGTGACCGTGGCGCTGGCCGTCCTCTTGAAGTTCCCCAGAGGCAAGGTGGCACACTACCTCCTGGCGCAGTACCTCGGGGGATTCATCGCTGCGCCGTGCACATATCTCATGTACCATG aCGCGCTGGCAAACTTTGACGGAGGGAACCGCACTGTGGTTGGTGAGCACGCAACTGCAGGAATATGGGCGACGTACCCACAGGACTTCCTGTCCCTCCAGGGAGCCTTCCTGGATCAG GTGCTGGGGACCGGCGTGCTGATGCTGGTGGTGTGTGCGGTCGGCGACCAGAAGAACATGCAGGTCCACCGCAGCCTGCACGCCCTCTACGTCGGCCTGACGGTGCTGGCGCTGGGCGCCGGCCTCGGCTACAACTGCGGCTACCCGCTGAACCCGGCCCGCGACCTCTCCCCGCGGCTCTTCCTGGTGATGGCGGGCTGGGGCAGCGAGGCCTTCGT GTACAAGAACTACTGGTGGGTGCCGATTGTGGGGCCTCACGTGGGGGCCATCCTGGGCTGTGGGCTCTACAGCCTGTTCGAAGCACAGTTCCTGGAGACAGAACACACATTCGAGCATGAACTGACTGAAGCGAGTG aaggaaaaaaattgaatgttCCTGCGCATGAGTAG
- the LOC134542514 gene encoding aquaporin-10-like isoform X3, whose amino-acid sequence MDERDVRRDCWNIFGCCAHVNPAVTVALAVLLKFPRGKVAHYLLAQYLGGFIAAPCTYLMYHDALANFDGGNRTVVGEHATAGIWATYPQDFLSLQGAFLDQVLGTGVLMLVVCAVGDQKNMQVHRSLHALYVGLTVLALGAGLGYNCGYPLNPARDLSPRLFLVMAGWGSEAFVYKNYWWVPIVGPHVGAILGCGLYSLFEAQFLETEHTFEHELTEASEGKKLNVPAHE is encoded by the exons ATGGATGAGAGAGATGTTCGGAGAGATTGTTGGAACATTTTTGGTTGTT GTGCGCACGTGAACCCAGCGGTGACCGTGGCGCTGGCCGTCCTCTTGAAGTTCCCCAGAGGCAAGGTGGCACACTACCTCCTGGCGCAGTACCTCGGGGGATTCATCGCTGCGCCGTGCACATATCTCATGTACCATG aCGCGCTGGCAAACTTTGACGGAGGGAACCGCACTGTGGTTGGTGAGCACGCAACTGCAGGAATATGGGCGACGTACCCACAGGACTTCCTGTCCCTCCAGGGAGCCTTCCTGGATCAG GTGCTGGGGACCGGCGTGCTGATGCTGGTGGTGTGTGCGGTCGGCGACCAGAAGAACATGCAGGTCCACCGCAGCCTGCACGCCCTCTACGTCGGCCTGACGGTGCTGGCGCTGGGCGCCGGCCTCGGCTACAACTGCGGCTACCCGCTGAACCCGGCCCGCGACCTCTCCCCGCGGCTCTTCCTGGTGATGGCGGGCTGGGGCAGCGAGGCCTTCGT GTACAAGAACTACTGGTGGGTGCCGATTGTGGGGCCTCACGTGGGGGCCATCCTGGGCTGTGGGCTCTACAGCCTGTTCGAAGCACAGTTCCTGGAGACAGAACACACATTCGAGCATGAACTGACTGAAGCGAGTG aaggaaaaaaattgaatgttCCTGCGCATGAGTAG
- the LOC134542514 gene encoding aquaporin-10-like isoform X2, translating to MSINITYALAVSIAILVAGGLSGAHVNPAVTVALAVLLKFPRGKVAHYLLAQYLGGFIAAPCTYLMYHDALANFDGGNRTVVGEHATAGIWATYPQDFLSLQGAFLDQVLGTGVLMLVVCAVGDQKNMQVHRSLHALYVGLTVLALGAGLGYNCGYPLNPARDLSPRLFLVMAGWGSEAFVYKNYWWVPIVGPHVGAILGCGLYSLFEAQFLETEHTFEHELTEASEGKKLNVPAHE from the exons ATGTCCATAAACATAACTTACGCGCTCGCGGTGTCCATCGCCATCCTCGTGGCCGGGGGACTGTCAG GTGCGCACGTGAACCCAGCGGTGACCGTGGCGCTGGCCGTCCTCTTGAAGTTCCCCAGAGGCAAGGTGGCACACTACCTCCTGGCGCAGTACCTCGGGGGATTCATCGCTGCGCCGTGCACATATCTCATGTACCATG aCGCGCTGGCAAACTTTGACGGAGGGAACCGCACTGTGGTTGGTGAGCACGCAACTGCAGGAATATGGGCGACGTACCCACAGGACTTCCTGTCCCTCCAGGGAGCCTTCCTGGATCAG GTGCTGGGGACCGGCGTGCTGATGCTGGTGGTGTGTGCGGTCGGCGACCAGAAGAACATGCAGGTCCACCGCAGCCTGCACGCCCTCTACGTCGGCCTGACGGTGCTGGCGCTGGGCGCCGGCCTCGGCTACAACTGCGGCTACCCGCTGAACCCGGCCCGCGACCTCTCCCCGCGGCTCTTCCTGGTGATGGCGGGCTGGGGCAGCGAGGCCTTCGT GTACAAGAACTACTGGTGGGTGCCGATTGTGGGGCCTCACGTGGGGGCCATCCTGGGCTGTGGGCTCTACAGCCTGTTCGAAGCACAGTTCCTGGAGACAGAACACACATTCGAGCATGAACTGACTGAAGCGAGTG aaggaaaaaaattgaatgttCCTGCGCATGAGTAG